In a genomic window of Amycolatopsis japonica:
- a CDS encoding IS110 family RNA-guided transposase — MTDQQHAVDTTLVTGGVDTHKDTHTAAALDHLGRCLGTRTFPATTAGYTALLAWLGGFGVVTGVGVEGTGSYGAGLARHLAAEDVTVVEVNQPDRHTRRRAGKTDAQDAINAARAVLSGQAGTTPKAGTGPAAAISALRTALNGAVKSRTAALNQLDALIVTAPAALRETLTPLTGTTLITTCARLRPGTDLTDPRTAVKTALRRLARRIQHLTDEITDTKTELATLTRQALPATTALFGVGPDTAAQLLTTAGDNPDRITTEARFAHLCGAAPIHASSGRTTRHRLNRGGDRHANAALYRIAIVRMRHCPSTRAYVERRTTEGLPKRHIIRCLKRYIAREIHQALIADLATLTHTP; from the coding sequence ATGACCGATCAGCAGCATGCCGTCGACACGACCCTGGTGACCGGCGGGGTCGATACCCATAAGGACACCCACACCGCCGCCGCGCTGGATCACCTCGGGCGGTGTCTGGGGACCCGCACGTTCCCGGCCACCACGGCCGGATACACGGCTCTGCTGGCCTGGTTGGGCGGGTTTGGCGTGGTCACCGGGGTGGGTGTCGAGGGCACCGGTTCCTACGGCGCCGGGCTGGCCCGCCACCTGGCCGCCGAGGACGTCACGGTGGTGGAGGTCAACCAGCCCGACCGGCACACCCGCCGCCGCGCAGGGAAAACCGATGCCCAGGACGCGATCAACGCCGCCCGCGCCGTGCTGTCCGGTCAGGCCGGCACGACCCCGAAAGCAGGCACTGGCCCCGCCGCGGCGATCTCCGCACTGCGCACAGCACTCAACGGAGCGGTCAAGTCCCGCACCGCCGCGCTCAACCAGCTCGACGCCCTGATCGTCACCGCCCCCGCGGCGCTGCGCGAAACCCTCACCCCGCTCACCGGCACCACCTTGATCACCACCTGCGCCCGGCTCCGCCCCGGCACCGACCTCACCGACCCGCGCACCGCCGTCAAAACCGCGCTACGCCGCCTCGCCCGCCGCATCCAGCACCTCACCGACGAAATCACCGACACCAAAACAGAACTGGCCACCCTGACCCGGCAGGCACTGCCCGCCACCACCGCCCTGTTCGGCGTCGGCCCCGACACCGCCGCGCAACTCCTGACCACCGCCGGCGACAACCCCGACCGCATCACCACTGAAGCCCGCTTCGCGCACCTCTGCGGCGCCGCACCCATCCACGCCAGCAGCGGCCGCACCACCCGCCACCGCCTCAACCGCGGCGGCGACCGCCACGCCAACGCCGCCCTCTACCGCATCGCCATCGTCCGCATGCGCCACTGCCCCAGCACCCGCGCCTACGTCGAACGACGCACCACCGAAGGACTCCCCAAACGCCACATCATCCGCTGCCTCAAACGCTACATAGCCCGCGAAATCCACCAAGCCCTCATCGCAGACCTCGCCACCCTCACCCACACCCCTTGA
- a CDS encoding citrate synthase — MSDATTAAGQSGETATLRLPNGEHEFKVIHPVEGAPGIELGKLLATTGYITHDPGFVNTGAASSAITYIDGDAGILRYRGYPIEQLAEKSTFIEVSYLLIYGELPTQTQLSEFTEKIQRHTLLHEDLKAFFSGFPRDAHPMPVLSSAVSALSTFYQDSLNPFDEPNVELSTIRLLAKVPTLAAYAYKKSVGQPLLYPDNSLGLVENFLRMTFGFPAEPYEVDPDVAKALDLLFILHADHEQNCSTSTVRLVGSSEANLFASISAGINALFGPLHGGANSAVLDMLEGIQAEGGDVANFVQRVKNKEKGVRLMGFGHRVYKNYDPRAKIIKNTADEILSKLKGGDQLLDIAKKLEETALSDDYFIERKLYPNVDFYTGLIYRALGFPTKYFTVLFALGRLPGWIAHWREMIQDPATKIGRPRQIYTGYASRDYAPISER; from the coding sequence ATGTCCGACGCGACGACGGCTGCGGGGCAGTCCGGCGAGACCGCGACGCTGCGCCTGCCCAACGGCGAGCACGAGTTCAAGGTGATCCACCCGGTGGAGGGTGCGCCTGGGATCGAGCTGGGGAAGCTGCTGGCGACGACCGGGTACATCACCCACGACCCGGGGTTCGTGAACACCGGCGCCGCGTCCTCGGCCATCACCTACATCGACGGTGACGCCGGCATCCTGCGTTACCGCGGGTACCCGATCGAGCAGCTGGCCGAGAAGTCGACCTTCATCGAGGTCTCGTACCTGCTCATCTACGGCGAGCTGCCCACCCAGACGCAGCTGTCGGAGTTCACCGAGAAGATCCAGCGCCACACTCTGCTGCACGAAGACCTGAAGGCCTTCTTCAGCGGCTTCCCGCGCGACGCGCACCCGATGCCGGTGCTGTCCAGCGCCGTATCCGCGCTGTCGACCTTCTACCAGGACTCGCTCAACCCGTTCGACGAACCGAACGTCGAGCTGTCCACCATCCGCCTGCTGGCCAAGGTCCCGACCCTGGCCGCGTACGCGTACAAGAAGTCCGTCGGCCAGCCGCTGCTGTACCCGGACAACTCGCTCGGCCTGGTCGAGAACTTCCTGCGGATGACCTTCGGCTTCCCGGCCGAGCCCTACGAGGTCGACCCGGACGTCGCCAAGGCGCTCGACCTGCTGTTCATCCTGCACGCCGACCACGAGCAGAACTGCTCCACCTCGACCGTGCGCCTCGTCGGCTCCTCCGAGGCGAACCTGTTCGCCTCGATCTCGGCCGGCATCAACGCGCTGTTCGGCCCGCTGCACGGCGGCGCCAACAGCGCGGTCCTGGACATGCTCGAGGGCATCCAGGCCGAGGGCGGCGACGTCGCGAACTTCGTCCAGCGTGTGAAGAACAAGGAAAAGGGTGTCCGCCTGATGGGCTTCGGGCACCGGGTCTACAAGAACTACGACCCGCGCGCGAAGATCATCAAGAACACCGCGGACGAGATCCTCTCCAAGCTCAAGGGCGGCGACCAGCTGCTCGACATCGCGAAGAAGCTGGAAGAGACCGCGCTCTCGGACGACTACTTCATCGAGCGCAAGCTGTACCCGAACGTCGACTTCTACACCGGCCTGATCTACCGGGCGCTCGGCTTCCCGACGAAGTACTTCACCGTGCTGTTCGCGCTCGGCCGCCTGCCGGGCTGGATCGCGCACTGGCGCGAGATGATCCAGGACCCGGCCACCAAGATCGGCCGCCCGCGGCAGATCTACACCGGCTACGCGTCGCGGGACTACGCGCCCATCTCGGAGCGCTGA
- a CDS encoding carbohydrate kinase family protein, whose product MIVVGGEALVDLVPGEPLDSTVDGGLRALLPRMGGGPYNVALAAGRLGVPTGFLSRVSNDRFGVALVDRLHASGVDTALLQRGNEPTTLAVVALDEKGSARYTFYTEGTADRLVADPGPLPEDVTALSLGTLGMVLEPGASTYETLLRRESARGVLTVLDPNIRAALIEDPAAYRARFESWLPHVRLLKISDDDTEWLAEGADPVDAAKVWTSCGVDAVVLTRGAQGLSVITRAGEIAQVPSRRVDVVDTIGAGDTVQGALLAWLYSNGVRDVSTLDADGWRSALEFAAKAASITVSRSGAEPPTAEDMASAV is encoded by the coding sequence GTGATCGTGGTGGGTGGAGAGGCGCTGGTCGACCTCGTTCCTGGTGAACCGTTGGATTCCACTGTGGACGGTGGGTTGCGCGCGCTGCTGCCCCGGATGGGTGGTGGTCCCTACAACGTCGCGCTCGCCGCCGGACGGCTCGGCGTCCCGACGGGTTTCCTCTCGCGCGTCTCGAACGACCGTTTCGGGGTCGCGCTGGTGGACCGGCTGCACGCCTCCGGCGTCGACACCGCGTTGCTGCAGCGGGGAAACGAGCCGACGACGCTCGCCGTGGTCGCGCTCGACGAGAAGGGTTCCGCCCGGTACACCTTCTACACCGAGGGCACCGCGGACCGGCTCGTCGCCGACCCGGGCCCGCTCCCCGAAGATGTGACGGCGCTCTCCCTCGGCACCCTCGGCATGGTCCTGGAGCCGGGTGCGAGCACCTACGAAACGCTGTTGCGCCGCGAATCCGCGCGCGGCGTGCTGACCGTGCTCGATCCGAACATCCGTGCGGCGCTGATCGAGGATCCGGCGGCGTACCGGGCGCGGTTCGAGTCCTGGCTGCCGCATGTCCGCCTGCTCAAGATCTCCGACGACGACACGGAATGGCTCGCCGAAGGCGCCGACCCGGTCGACGCGGCAAAGGTCTGGACCTCTTGCGGAGTCGATGCCGTCGTGCTCACCCGAGGCGCGCAGGGGTTGTCCGTCATCACACGAGCGGGCGAAATCGCGCAGGTCCCGTCACGCCGGGTCGACGTCGTCGACACGATCGGCGCCGGTGACACCGTGCAAGGCGCCCTCCTGGCGTGGCTGTACTCGAACGGCGTGCGCGACGTGTCCACTCTCGACGCCGACGGCTGGCGCTCGGCGCTCGAATTCGCGGCGAAAGCGGCGTCGATCACCGTGTCGCGGAGCGGGGCGGAACCGCCGACGGCCGAAGATATGGCATCCGCCGTGTGA
- a CDS encoding acyl-CoA dehydrogenase family protein — protein MPADRLLPSTEAQDLIDLAKEIAREELAPIASKYEETAHFPREQFRLLGQAGLLGLPYAERWGGGELPYEVYLQVLEEIAAAWMSVGVGLSVHTMSCFALAHHGTDEQRDRWLPSMLEGGLLGAYALSETHAGSDAAALSTRARLDGGRYVVNGTKAWITHAGEADFYTTMVRTSDEGGQGISCLLVDAATPGLSAAPPERKMGLTGSTTAQLMFEDAAVDAERRIGEEGQGLKIALSSLSSGRLGIAACAVGLAQAALDEALEYAKGRTQFGRPIIEFQGLEFLLADMAATVETSRAMYLDAARRRDRGLPFQRQASIAKLVATDGAMKVTTDAVQVLGGAGYTKDFPVERYMREAKVPQIFEGTNQIQRMVIARELRKG, from the coding sequence ATGCCGGCGGACCGTCTGCTGCCCAGCACCGAGGCCCAGGACCTGATCGACCTGGCCAAGGAGATCGCGCGCGAGGAACTCGCGCCGATCGCGAGCAAGTACGAAGAGACCGCGCACTTCCCGCGCGAGCAGTTCCGGCTGCTCGGACAGGCCGGGCTCCTCGGCCTGCCGTACGCGGAACGCTGGGGTGGCGGCGAGCTGCCGTACGAGGTCTACCTGCAGGTTCTGGAGGAGATCGCCGCCGCGTGGATGTCGGTGGGCGTCGGGCTCTCCGTGCACACGATGTCCTGCTTCGCGCTGGCGCACCACGGCACCGACGAACAGCGTGACCGCTGGCTGCCCTCGATGCTCGAAGGCGGCCTGCTGGGCGCGTACGCGCTCTCGGAGACCCACGCCGGCTCCGACGCGGCCGCGCTGTCCACGCGCGCGCGGCTCGACGGCGGCCGGTACGTCGTGAACGGCACGAAGGCGTGGATCACCCACGCGGGTGAGGCCGACTTCTACACGACGATGGTGCGTACCAGCGACGAGGGCGGGCAGGGCATCAGCTGCCTGCTCGTCGACGCGGCGACGCCGGGCCTCTCGGCCGCGCCGCCCGAGCGGAAAATGGGCCTCACCGGCTCGACCACGGCACAGCTGATGTTCGAAGACGCCGCCGTCGACGCCGAACGCCGGATCGGCGAAGAAGGCCAGGGGCTGAAGATCGCGCTGTCGTCGCTCAGCTCCGGACGGCTGGGCATCGCCGCGTGCGCCGTCGGGCTCGCGCAGGCCGCGCTGGACGAGGCGCTCGAGTACGCGAAGGGGCGCACGCAGTTCGGGCGGCCGATCATCGAGTTCCAGGGCCTGGAGTTCCTGCTGGCCGACATGGCCGCGACCGTCGAGACGTCCCGCGCGATGTACCTCGACGCGGCCCGCCGCCGTGACCGCGGGCTGCCGTTCCAGCGGCAGGCGTCCATCGCGAAACTCGTCGCGACCGACGGCGCGATGAAGGTGACCACCGACGCCGTGCAGGTCCTCGGCGGCGCCGGCTACACGAAGGACTTCCCGGTGGAGCGGTACATGCGGGAGGCGAAGGTGCCGCAGATCTTCGAGGGCACGAACCAGATCCAGCGCATGGTGATCGCGCGGGAACTGCGGAAAGGCTGA
- a CDS encoding helix-turn-helix transcriptional regulator, with protein MSPVRRGKELPIYNRLPVLRAERGLSRAALATAVEVNPQTIGALERGDHYPSLDLAFRICAVFDLPVEAVFSREPFTPLSTQVYREGGT; from the coding sequence ATGAGCCCGGTCAGACGCGGCAAAGAGCTGCCGATCTACAACCGGCTTCCCGTGCTCCGGGCCGAGCGTGGACTGAGCAGGGCCGCCCTCGCGACGGCCGTCGAGGTCAATCCGCAGACCATCGGCGCGCTCGAACGGGGAGACCACTACCCGAGCTTGGACCTGGCGTTCCGCATCTGCGCGGTGTTCGACCTCCCGGTCGAAGCCGTGTTCAGCCGCGAACCGTTCACGCCGCTGTCCACTCAGGTCTACCGGGAGGGGGGAACATGA
- a CDS encoding ABC transporter ATP-binding protein, which yields MSEGKLEIDKVSKRYGAKVALDEVSFEVQPGELFGFVGSNGAGKTTTMRILLGVLAADSGQVRFGGAPITHETRTHIGYMPEERGLYPKMKVLEQLVYLAELHGMSANDAHRSAENWIARLGLTERRKDEVQKLSLGNQQRVQLAAALVHDPKVLVLDEPFSGLDPLAVDVMSGVLREKAATGVPVVFSSHQLDLVERLCDRVGIIRSGRMVASGTVGELTAGAGNGLVVTAPGAAPGWASAVPGVRTIEQNGPTTILELETGADDQAVLAAALATGPVTEFTKRRRSLTELFRDAVAEKPAAQGVSA from the coding sequence ATGAGCGAGGGGAAGCTGGAGATCGACAAGGTCTCCAAACGCTACGGCGCGAAGGTCGCGCTGGACGAGGTGAGCTTCGAGGTCCAGCCCGGTGAGCTGTTCGGCTTCGTCGGCAGCAACGGCGCGGGCAAGACCACCACGATGCGGATCCTGCTCGGGGTGCTGGCGGCCGATTCCGGCCAGGTGCGCTTCGGCGGCGCCCCGATCACCCACGAGACCCGCACGCATATCGGGTACATGCCGGAGGAACGCGGGCTGTACCCGAAGATGAAGGTGCTGGAGCAGCTGGTCTATCTCGCCGAGCTGCACGGGATGTCGGCCAACGACGCCCACCGCAGCGCCGAGAACTGGATCGCCAGGCTCGGGCTGACCGAACGGCGCAAGGACGAGGTCCAGAAGCTGAGCCTCGGCAACCAGCAGCGCGTGCAGCTCGCCGCCGCGCTGGTGCACGATCCGAAGGTCCTCGTGCTGGACGAGCCGTTCTCCGGCCTCGACCCGCTGGCCGTGGACGTGATGAGCGGGGTGCTGCGGGAGAAGGCCGCGACCGGGGTGCCGGTGGTGTTCTCCAGTCACCAGCTGGATCTGGTCGAGCGGCTGTGCGACCGCGTCGGCATCATCCGAAGTGGACGGATGGTCGCCTCCGGCACCGTCGGGGAGCTGACCGCCGGTGCGGGCAACGGGCTCGTCGTCACCGCTCCCGGTGCCGCACCCGGCTGGGCTTCGGCCGTCCCTGGCGTCCGGACGATCGAGCAGAACGGCCCGACGACGATCCTCGAACTCGAGACGGGTGCCGACGACCAGGCCGTGCTCGCCGCGGCGCTGGCCACCGGGCCGGTCACCGAATTCACCAAACGCAGGCGTTCGCTGACCGAGCTCTTCCGCGACGCCGTCGCCGAAAAGCCGGCGGCACAGGGAGTTTCCGCATGA
- a CDS encoding TetR/AcrR family transcriptional regulator: MTSRRQPTARQRALLSELEALFLAEGFSQFTLDDLAARLRCSKSTLYALAPSKEQLAVKVVTHFFKGAAELLEERIAGIDDARKILGEYLAGISEYLNRASAAFMTDIAEFAPARDAYQLNSRAAAARIRSFIDRGVTDGVFREVHARLIAEMAGLIIEGIQTGVIGQRTGVTDAEAFTALSELLLGGIATKNVLN, translated from the coding sequence ATGACCTCGCGCCGCCAGCCCACCGCGCGTCAGAGAGCACTGCTCTCGGAACTCGAAGCGCTCTTCCTCGCCGAGGGGTTCTCCCAGTTCACCCTGGACGACCTGGCCGCGAGGCTCCGCTGCTCGAAGTCGACCCTCTACGCGCTCGCCCCCAGCAAGGAGCAGCTCGCGGTGAAGGTCGTCACCCACTTTTTCAAGGGGGCCGCCGAGCTGCTGGAGGAGCGGATCGCCGGGATCGACGACGCCCGCAAGATCCTCGGCGAGTATCTCGCCGGGATCTCCGAATACCTGAATCGCGCCTCGGCCGCTTTCATGACCGACATCGCCGAATTCGCGCCGGCGCGGGACGCCTATCAGCTCAACAGCCGCGCCGCGGCCGCCCGGATCCGGTCGTTCATCGACCGAGGGGTCACCGACGGTGTTTTCCGTGAGGTGCACGCGCGGCTGATCGCGGAAATGGCGGGACTGATCATCGAGGGAATCCAGACCGGCGTGATCGGCCAGCGCACCGGGGTGACCGACGCCGAAGCGTTCACCGCGCTGTCGGAACTCCTCCTTGGCGGTATTGCGACAAAAAATGTCCTGAACTGA
- a CDS encoding amidohydrolase, producing MSDKAQVKAIVGGYVVPVDGDPIDGGTVLIENGKIAAVGTDADVDIPDDAELIDAAGSWVLPGFIDAHAHLGVHEDGEGWSGNDTNEMTDPNGARFRAIDGIDPYEPGFDDALAGGVTSVVIKPGSGNPIGGQTIGVKTWGRTVLDMIFAEGVSVKSALGENPKRVYGEKKQTPSTRLGVASTIRDAFTAARNYAAQREHAAGEGKPFDVDLTKETLAKVLDGELYWDQHVHRADDMVTAIRLADEFGYKLVINHGTEGHLIADLLAEREVPVILGPLFTTKSKVELRNRTLRAPGILARAGVKIAITTDHPVVPINFLVYQAALSVKDGLDPETALKALTVNPAAMLDLDDQVGSLKPGLDADVVIWSGDPLDVMNRAMRVFVRGREVYHFDEETGVGVAEDRRYREA from the coding sequence ATGTCTGACAAAGCACAGGTCAAGGCCATCGTCGGTGGTTACGTCGTCCCGGTCGACGGTGATCCCATCGACGGCGGCACGGTCCTCATCGAGAACGGGAAGATCGCCGCGGTCGGCACGGACGCCGACGTCGACATCCCCGACGACGCCGAACTGATCGACGCCGCGGGCAGCTGGGTGCTGCCCGGGTTCATCGACGCGCACGCCCACCTCGGCGTGCACGAAGACGGCGAAGGCTGGTCCGGGAACGACACCAACGAGATGACCGACCCCAACGGCGCGCGGTTCCGCGCGATCGACGGGATCGACCCGTACGAGCCCGGCTTCGACGACGCGCTCGCGGGCGGCGTCACCAGCGTCGTCATCAAACCCGGCTCGGGGAACCCCATCGGCGGGCAGACGATCGGCGTCAAGACCTGGGGCCGGACCGTGCTCGACATGATCTTCGCCGAGGGCGTCAGCGTGAAGAGCGCGCTCGGTGAGAACCCGAAGCGCGTGTACGGCGAGAAGAAGCAGACGCCGTCGACCAGGCTCGGCGTCGCGTCGACCATCCGCGACGCCTTCACCGCCGCGCGCAACTACGCCGCCCAGCGCGAGCACGCCGCCGGCGAGGGCAAGCCGTTCGACGTCGACCTCACCAAGGAGACGCTGGCCAAGGTCCTGGACGGGGAGCTGTACTGGGACCAGCACGTCCACCGCGCCGACGACATGGTCACCGCGATCCGGCTGGCCGACGAGTTCGGCTACAAACTGGTGATCAACCACGGCACCGAAGGCCACCTGATCGCGGACCTGCTCGCCGAGCGGGAGGTGCCGGTGATCCTCGGGCCGCTGTTCACCACCAAGTCCAAAGTGGAGCTGCGCAACCGCACCCTGCGCGCGCCCGGCATCCTCGCCAGGGCGGGCGTGAAGATCGCGATCACCACGGACCACCCGGTCGTGCCGATCAACTTCCTGGTGTACCAGGCCGCGCTGTCGGTGAAGGACGGGCTCGACCCGGAGACCGCGCTCAAGGCGCTGACCGTCAACCCGGCCGCGATGCTGGACCTCGACGACCAGGTCGGCTCGCTGAAGCCGGGCCTCGACGCCGACGTGGTCATCTGGTCGGGCGACCCGCTGGACGTGATGAACCGGGCGATGCGCGTGTTCGTGCGCGGTCGCGAGGTCTACCACTTCGACGAGGAGACCGGGGTCGGTGTCGCCGAAGATCGGCGTTACCGCGAGGCCTGA
- a CDS encoding ABC transporter permease — translation MNTVSSWRAVWLIAKRELNTRLRTRSFVIGTAVLLVMLMGYVLLQSTLIGNEDKSKVGLTGQTAGIAQQLKTAGEAIGEKIETVTVADPAQGRSQIENGDLDALLSGNATELKVLVKSELDTKLRALLNGVSQQEVLNGILSEAQESPEQVMRTVHQTQVEVDSIKPPDPEKSQRMVIGLIVAVLLYMSIVTYGTLVAQGVVEEKSSRVVEILLSTVRPWHLLLGKVIGLGLVGLTQLVIIGGAGFIVASATDVLTLSGVATSALLWGVVWYLLGFLLYATVYGAMGSLVSRQEDTQSVIGPVNIVLILGFVVGFNLLAQAPEGTATKVLSLVPLLSPVLMPARIAAGTVEVWEIVASLGLTVGAIALFTWLGARIYQNSVLRVGSRIKLSEALRG, via the coding sequence ATGAACACCGTTTCCTCATGGCGCGCGGTCTGGCTCATCGCCAAACGCGAGCTGAACACCCGGCTGCGCACCAGGTCCTTCGTGATCGGCACCGCCGTCCTGCTGGTCATGCTGATGGGCTACGTCCTGCTGCAGTCCACGCTGATCGGCAACGAGGACAAGAGCAAGGTCGGCCTCACCGGCCAGACCGCCGGGATCGCGCAGCAGCTCAAGACCGCGGGCGAGGCGATCGGCGAGAAGATCGAGACCGTCACCGTCGCCGATCCGGCGCAGGGCCGCTCGCAGATCGAGAACGGCGACCTCGACGCGTTGCTGTCCGGCAACGCCACCGAGCTGAAGGTGCTCGTCAAGTCCGAATTGGACACCAAGCTGCGCGCGCTGCTGAACGGCGTTTCCCAGCAGGAGGTGTTGAACGGCATCCTTTCCGAAGCCCAGGAATCCCCTGAGCAGGTGATGCGCACGGTCCATCAGACGCAGGTCGAGGTCGACTCGATCAAACCGCCGGACCCCGAGAAATCGCAGCGGATGGTCATCGGGCTGATCGTCGCGGTGCTGCTGTACATGAGCATCGTGACCTACGGGACGCTGGTCGCGCAGGGTGTGGTCGAAGAGAAGTCCAGCCGGGTGGTCGAGATCCTGCTGTCGACGGTGCGGCCGTGGCATCTGTTGCTGGGCAAGGTGATCGGGCTCGGCCTGGTCGGGCTGACGCAGCTGGTGATCATCGGTGGCGCGGGGTTCATCGTCGCTTCGGCGACCGACGTGCTGACGCTGTCCGGCGTCGCGACGAGTGCCCTGCTGTGGGGTGTCGTGTGGTACCTGCTCGGGTTCCTGCTGTACGCCACCGTCTACGGCGCCATGGGTTCGCTGGTCTCCCGCCAGGAGGACACCCAGTCGGTGATCGGGCCGGTCAACATCGTGCTGATCCTCGGCTTCGTCGTCGGGTTCAACCTGCTGGCCCAGGCGCCGGAAGGCACGGCCACCAAGGTGCTTTCCCTGGTACCGCTGCTTTCCCCGGTGCTGATGCCCGCGCGGATCGCGGCGGGCACCGTCGAGGTGTGGGAGATCGTGGCGTCGCTGGGGCTGACCGTGGGCGCCATCGCCCTGTTCACCTGGCTGGGCGCGCGGATCTACCAGAACAGCGTCCTGCGGGTCGGCAGCCGGATCAAGCTTTCGGAAGCCCTTCGCGGCTAA
- a CDS encoding cryptochrome/photolyase family protein, with translation MTREAPVVLWFRRDLRLGDHAALLEASKHSKHVLALYVLDDALLKPSGAPRVAFLHGCLKALDDQLGGRLMLVKGDPVKEVVKAAREVGAAAVHVSADTGPYGRRRDDEVEKALAEHDIAWVETGSSYAITPGRITKPDGDPYRVFTPFYRAWVRHGWPRPADTGKSIVDWVEPPPSVKLPKSPSLKGMELPEPGEKAALERWREFLDDGLETYDEDRDRPDRPGTTRLSPYLRWGCVHPRTLLADLAGNEGSGAKALRGEFAWREFHADVLWHRPETARKNYDSRFDAMEHESDDEAFQRWCEGRTGFPIVDAGMRQLLAEGWMHNRVRMIVASFLVKDLHLPWWLGARHFMRHLVDGDLASNQLNWQWVAGSGTDAAPYFRIFNPTTQGEKFDPAGDYVRRYVPELRSVQGKAVHKPENVKDYPAPMVDHAHERQVALERYGAIKA, from the coding sequence GTGACCAGAGAAGCCCCCGTAGTGCTGTGGTTCCGCCGCGATCTCCGCCTCGGAGACCACGCCGCCCTGCTGGAGGCCTCGAAGCACAGCAAGCACGTCCTCGCGCTGTACGTCCTCGACGACGCGCTCCTCAAACCCTCCGGCGCCCCGCGCGTCGCGTTCCTGCACGGCTGCCTGAAGGCGCTGGACGACCAGCTCGGCGGACGGCTGATGCTGGTCAAGGGCGATCCGGTCAAGGAGGTCGTCAAGGCCGCGCGCGAGGTCGGCGCCGCGGCCGTGCACGTCAGCGCCGACACCGGCCCGTACGGCCGCCGCCGCGACGACGAGGTCGAGAAGGCGTTGGCGGAGCACGACATCGCCTGGGTCGAGACGGGTTCGTCGTACGCGATCACGCCCGGCCGCATCACCAAGCCCGATGGCGACCCGTACCGCGTGTTCACCCCGTTCTACCGTGCGTGGGTGCGGCACGGCTGGCCGCGCCCCGCCGACACCGGTAAGTCCATTGTGGACTGGGTGGAGCCGCCGCCTTCGGTCAAGCTTCCGAAATCCCCGTCGCTCAAAGGGATGGAGCTGCCCGAGCCCGGCGAGAAGGCGGCGCTGGAGCGCTGGCGCGAGTTCCTGGACGACGGCCTCGAAACCTACGACGAGGATCGCGATCGTCCCGATCGTCCCGGTACGACAAGGCTTTCACCGTATCTGCGCTGGGGTTGCGTCCACCCGCGCACCCTGCTGGCCGACCTCGCCGGGAACGAGGGCTCCGGCGCCAAGGCATTGCGCGGCGAGTTCGCCTGGCGCGAGTTCCACGCCGACGTTCTGTGGCACCGCCCCGAAACCGCGCGGAAGAACTACGATTCCCGGTTCGATGCCATGGAACACGAGAGCGACGACGAAGCCTTCCAGCGGTGGTGCGAGGGACGCACCGGGTTCCCGATCGTCGACGCCGGGATGCGCCAGCTGCTCGCCGAGGGCTGGATGCACAACCGCGTCCGGATGATCGTGGCGAGCTTCCTGGTCAAGGATCTGCATCTGCCGTGGTGGCTCGGCGCGCGGCATTTCATGCGGCATCTGGTCGACGGCGATCTCGCGTCGAACCAGCTGAACTGGCAGTGGGTCGCGGGCAGCGGCACCGACGCCGCGCCGTACTTCCGGATCTTCAACCCGACGACGCAGGGGGAGAAGTTCGACCCCGCCGGTGACTACGTCCGCCGCTACGTCCCCGAACTCCGGTCCGTGCAGGGCAAGGCCGTGCACAAACCGGAGAACGTCAAGGACTACCCGGCACCGATGGTCGACCACGCGCACGAACGTCAGGTCGCGTTGGAGCGCTACGGCGCCATCAAAGCTTAG